The following proteins are co-located in the Rhodococcus opacus B4 genome:
- a CDS encoding carbon-nitrogen hydrolase family protein — translation MRAALFQGPELSFDVAANLAAIASAAQTAAADGASILVCPEMSATGYNIGALVAERAEAADGPIAARIAEIARESGITVVYGYPEAAGGAVYNSVQVVDSSGTSVANYRKTHLFGELDRTHFAAGDELVVQFDHDGIRCGLLICYDVEFPEAVRAHADRGTQWLVVPTGLMSPYEFIAESVVPTRAYESQLFVTYVNRCGTEADLDYCGSSCAIAPDGTELARAGRHEELAIVDLELAALHRSRRENTHLDDRRVDLYPFLQEKTS, via the coding sequence ATGAGGGCGGCGCTGTTCCAAGGTCCCGAACTGTCCTTCGACGTCGCGGCGAACCTCGCGGCCATCGCTTCCGCCGCACAGACGGCCGCGGCGGACGGGGCGTCCATCCTGGTCTGCCCGGAAATGTCTGCCACCGGCTACAACATCGGCGCCCTCGTCGCGGAGCGGGCCGAAGCCGCCGACGGACCGATCGCGGCTCGGATCGCGGAGATCGCGCGCGAGTCCGGCATCACCGTCGTCTACGGCTACCCCGAGGCGGCCGGAGGTGCGGTCTACAACAGTGTGCAGGTGGTGGATTCGTCCGGAACATCGGTGGCGAACTACCGCAAGACCCACCTGTTCGGCGAGCTCGACCGCACGCACTTCGCCGCCGGCGACGAACTCGTGGTCCAGTTCGACCACGACGGAATCCGGTGCGGACTCCTGATCTGCTACGACGTCGAGTTCCCGGAAGCCGTTCGCGCACATGCCGACCGGGGAACCCAGTGGCTGGTCGTCCCCACCGGTCTGATGAGCCCGTACGAATTCATCGCGGAGAGCGTCGTCCCGACCCGGGCGTACGAGAGTCAGCTGTTCGTGACGTACGTGAACCGGTGTGGCACCGAAGCCGACCTCGACTACTGCGGATCCAGTTGCGCGATCGCCCCGGACGGCACCGAACTCGCCCGCGCAGGTCGCCACGAAGAGCTCGCGATCGTCGACCTCGAACTCGCCGCCCTCCACCGATCCCGCCGTGAGAACACCCATCTCGACGACCGACGCGTCGACCTCTACCCCTTCCTGCAGGAGAAGACTTCATGA
- a CDS encoding helix-turn-helix domain-containing protein yields the protein MANELATEGASGVDAPRIGPRLKAARQAQRLTLDELAAGCGITKGYLSKIERDHASASVATLVRICAALNIPVGSLFENSAAGEVVRADAYPPISFGGERMAEFLLTPFGERRIQSLLSRIEPGGGSGSETYELPVDVAFVFVVSGRIGISFNGAGGGEDVSLATGDAFTFSPQLPHSFRALGDETATVLWILAPALPDDVRPTSR from the coding sequence ATGGCGAACGAGCTCGCAACCGAAGGTGCGTCGGGCGTCGACGCCCCGAGGATCGGCCCTCGACTCAAGGCGGCCCGGCAGGCCCAGCGCCTCACCCTCGACGAACTGGCTGCCGGTTGCGGCATCACCAAGGGCTACCTGTCGAAGATCGAACGGGACCACGCGAGCGCGTCCGTCGCCACGCTGGTGCGGATCTGCGCCGCCCTGAACATTCCCGTCGGGTCGCTGTTCGAGAACTCCGCCGCAGGTGAGGTGGTACGCGCCGACGCGTATCCGCCAATCAGCTTCGGCGGGGAACGCATGGCCGAGTTCCTGCTGACCCCGTTCGGTGAGCGCCGCATCCAGTCGCTCCTGAGCCGGATCGAGCCCGGCGGAGGCAGCGGGTCGGAGACGTACGAACTGCCGGTCGACGTCGCGTTCGTCTTCGTCGTCTCCGGCCGGATCGGGATTTCCTTCAACGGCGCGGGGGGCGGGGAGGACGTGTCGCTCGCAACCGGGGACGCGTTCACGTTCTCGCCGCAATTGCCGCACAGCTTCCGCGCGCTCGGCGACGAGACCGCGACCGTCCTGTGGATCCTCGCCCCCGCGCTTCCGGACGATGTCCGGCCCACGTCCAGATAG
- a CDS encoding amino acid permease, translating to MDTTKISPRPPGLAGALRARKSVEAIVARNDQEPGHGLKRSMGLVHLTALSIGASLGTGIFVILGEATPKAGPAVVVAFVLAAFTALFSALSYAELAGSIPVSGSSYSYTYATMGELFAWICGWCLMLEYGVSVAAVAVGWGEYINELLHGMFGIALPAAISESPGAGGVVNVPAIVIVLVAVALLTRGASESALVNTIMVALKVLVLVFFCAVAFTAFRAGNFAPFMPLGAAGVTAAASQVFFAYIGFDAASTAGDEAKNAKRDLPRAIILSLLIVTILYCLVAIAAVGAMPWQDIAGEGAALATILNAATTSTWPAILLSAGAVIAIASVVLAVMYGQTRILYAMSLDGLVPRVFSRVNPRTRVPVVNIVVVGGIVSALAGFVPLGELADATSIGSLFAFMLVNIAVIILRRQHPDLHRSFRTPLFPMMPVLGVVFCALLLFGLGVSTWVAFALWMLVGLAIYFAYGVRKSELRHGPEAVEAR from the coding sequence TTGGATACCACCAAGATTTCTCCGCGCCCGCCGGGACTGGCCGGCGCGCTGCGCGCCCGCAAATCGGTCGAGGCGATCGTGGCGCGCAACGACCAGGAACCCGGCCACGGACTCAAACGGTCCATGGGCCTGGTGCACCTCACCGCGCTGAGCATCGGCGCGTCGCTGGGGACGGGCATCTTCGTCATCCTCGGCGAGGCCACACCCAAGGCAGGCCCCGCCGTGGTCGTGGCGTTCGTGCTCGCCGCGTTCACCGCGCTGTTCTCCGCCCTCTCCTACGCGGAACTCGCCGGCAGCATCCCCGTCTCGGGCAGCTCCTACTCGTACACCTACGCGACGATGGGCGAACTGTTCGCCTGGATCTGCGGATGGTGTCTGATGCTCGAGTACGGCGTCTCGGTCGCGGCGGTCGCCGTCGGCTGGGGCGAATACATCAACGAACTGCTGCACGGCATGTTCGGCATCGCACTGCCCGCCGCGATCAGCGAATCCCCGGGAGCAGGCGGCGTCGTCAACGTGCCTGCCATCGTCATCGTGCTCGTCGCGGTGGCGCTACTGACCCGGGGAGCGTCCGAGAGCGCACTGGTGAACACGATCATGGTCGCACTGAAGGTCCTGGTTCTCGTCTTCTTCTGCGCGGTCGCGTTCACCGCATTCCGCGCCGGAAACTTCGCGCCGTTCATGCCCCTCGGCGCGGCCGGGGTGACGGCGGCGGCGTCCCAGGTGTTCTTCGCCTACATCGGCTTCGACGCCGCCTCGACCGCCGGTGACGAGGCGAAGAACGCGAAACGCGACCTCCCGCGGGCCATCATCCTTTCGCTCCTGATCGTCACGATCCTCTACTGCCTGGTCGCGATCGCGGCCGTCGGCGCGATGCCGTGGCAGGACATCGCGGGCGAGGGCGCCGCACTCGCGACCATCCTCAACGCCGCCACCACCAGCACGTGGCCCGCCATTCTCCTGTCCGCGGGCGCCGTGATCGCCATCGCGAGCGTCGTTCTCGCGGTGATGTACGGGCAGACCCGGATCCTCTACGCGATGTCGCTCGACGGCCTCGTGCCGCGGGTCTTCTCCCGCGTCAACCCGCGCACCCGGGTGCCCGTCGTCAACATCGTGGTCGTCGGTGGCATCGTGTCCGCGCTCGCCGGGTTCGTGCCGCTGGGCGAACTGGCCGACGCGACGAGCATCGGCTCGCTGTTCGCGTTCATGCTCGTCAACATCGCCGTCATCATTCTGCGCCGGCAGCACCCCGACCTGCACCGCAGCTTCCGCACCCCGCTGTTCCCGATGATGCCGGTCCTCGGCGTCGTGTTCTGCGCACTACTGCTGTTCGGCCTCGGCGTCTCGACGTGGGTGGCGTTCGCCCTGTGGATGCTGGTGGGGCTCGCGATCTACTTCGCGTACGGCGTCCGCAAGTCCGAACTCCGCCACGGCCCCGAAGCGGTGGAGGCACGATGA
- a CDS encoding alpha/beta hydrolase, whose protein sequence is MRLFTAGVATVAALLLGLPGPVATAEPADGGAVAAPSASGSLDRIEKIDDRRWNVFVYSPSMDEVVELQVLRPADTSVPRPTLYLLNGAGAGEDGANWIRQTDIVDFFADKNANVVIPVGGYISYYTDWRSDDPVLGRNKWQTFLTEELPPVLDTALGANGVNAIGGLSMSAGSVIDLAVQAPGLYRGVASYSGCAMTSDPIGQNLVRLVVEVVGGGNTENMWGPTDDPAWTAHDPYVNADKLRGLDLYISNASGLPGPYEALGAVRPAGAPPLPDQIVIGGVIEAATNYCTHRLVDRLDTLGIPATVNFRDTGTHSWGYWQDALHESWPVLARALDV, encoded by the coding sequence ATGAGACTGTTCACCGCGGGAGTGGCCACCGTGGCCGCGCTACTGCTCGGCCTGCCCGGCCCGGTGGCGACGGCCGAGCCCGCCGACGGCGGTGCGGTGGCGGCGCCGAGCGCGTCCGGCAGCCTCGACCGGATCGAGAAGATCGACGACCGCCGGTGGAACGTCTTCGTGTACTCGCCGTCGATGGACGAAGTCGTGGAACTGCAGGTGCTGCGTCCCGCCGACACCAGCGTCCCCCGCCCCACGCTGTATCTGCTCAACGGCGCCGGGGCCGGCGAGGACGGCGCGAACTGGATCCGGCAGACCGACATCGTCGACTTCTTCGCCGACAAGAACGCCAACGTCGTGATCCCCGTCGGCGGCTACATCAGCTATTACACCGACTGGCGCAGCGACGACCCCGTCCTCGGCCGCAACAAATGGCAGACATTCCTCACCGAGGAACTGCCCCCGGTGCTGGACACCGCGCTCGGCGCGAACGGCGTGAACGCGATCGGTGGACTGTCCATGTCGGCCGGTTCGGTGATCGACCTCGCGGTCCAGGCGCCGGGCCTGTACCGGGGTGTCGCGTCGTACAGCGGTTGCGCGATGACCAGCGACCCGATCGGGCAGAACCTCGTTCGGCTGGTGGTCGAGGTGGTGGGCGGCGGCAACACCGAGAACATGTGGGGTCCCACCGACGACCCGGCCTGGACCGCGCACGACCCCTACGTCAACGCGGACAAACTCCGCGGCCTCGACCTGTACATCTCCAACGCCAGCGGACTGCCTGGGCCGTACGAGGCTCTCGGCGCCGTCCGCCCTGCCGGGGCGCCGCCGCTCCCGGACCAGATCGTGATCGGCGGCGTCATCGAGGCGGCGACGAATTACTGCACCCACCGCCTGGTCGACCGGCTCGACACCCTCGGCATCCCCGCGACCGTGAACTTCCGGGACACCGGCACACATTCGTGGGGGTACTGGCAAGACGCCCTGCACGAATCGTGGCCCGTCCTCGCCCGAGCCCTCGACGTGTGA
- the speB gene encoding agmatinase, whose amino-acid sequence MTNEIKGPVDATRTPRYAEPSTFARLPRLDEVSRADVTVMGVPFDSGVSYRPGARFGPGHIRASSKLLRPYNQALDVHPFAAQQVADFGDIGVNPFDIQEALATVDGAVTDLRKDGSTVLTLGGDHTIALPILRSLARDHGPIAVLHFDAHLDTWDTYFGAPFTHGTPFRRASEEGLIDLERSQHIGIRGPLYSKKDLEDDAVLGFQVIRSDDYEVDGIASIVERMRRRLDGGPVYVSVDIDVLDPAHAPGTGTPEAGGMTSRELLNTLRGLVGLNVVGADIVEVAPAYDHAEITGIAAAHVAYELLSVLAINASQAPGRAARGEAVRQAAYVTK is encoded by the coding sequence ATGACCAACGAGATAAAGGGCCCCGTCGACGCGACCCGCACCCCGCGCTACGCCGAGCCCAGCACTTTCGCCCGCCTGCCCCGGCTCGACGAGGTGTCGCGCGCCGACGTCACGGTGATGGGTGTCCCGTTCGACTCCGGCGTGAGCTACCGTCCCGGCGCGCGGTTCGGTCCGGGCCACATCCGCGCTTCGTCGAAGCTCCTGCGTCCGTACAACCAGGCCCTGGACGTGCACCCCTTCGCGGCGCAGCAGGTCGCCGACTTCGGCGACATCGGCGTCAACCCGTTCGACATCCAGGAAGCCCTGGCCACCGTCGACGGTGCCGTCACCGACCTGCGCAAGGACGGCTCGACGGTGCTGACGCTCGGCGGCGACCACACCATCGCCCTGCCGATCCTGCGGTCCCTCGCCCGCGATCACGGTCCGATCGCCGTGCTGCACTTCGACGCGCACCTGGACACGTGGGACACCTACTTCGGCGCCCCCTTCACGCACGGCACCCCGTTCCGGCGGGCCAGCGAGGAGGGGCTGATCGACCTCGAGCGGTCGCAGCACATCGGTATCCGCGGCCCGCTGTACAGCAAGAAGGACCTCGAGGACGACGCCGTTCTCGGTTTCCAGGTGATCCGCTCCGACGACTACGAGGTGGACGGCATCGCGAGCATCGTCGAACGGATGCGCCGACGGCTCGACGGCGGTCCCGTCTACGTGTCGGTGGACATCGACGTCCTCGATCCCGCGCACGCGCCGGGGACCGGAACCCCCGAGGCCGGCGGCATGACGTCCCGCGAACTGCTGAACACGCTGCGCGGGCTCGTCGGCCTGAACGTCGTCGGAGCCGACATCGTCGAGGTCGCGCCCGCATACGACCACGCCGAGATCACCGGCATCGCCGCGGCGCACGTCGCGTACGAATTGCTGTCGGTGCTCGCGATCAACGCATCGCAGGCGCCGGGACGGGCCGCCCGCGGCGAGGCTGTCCGGCAGGCGGCGTATGTGACCAAGTGA
- the ggh gene encoding glucosylglycerate hydrolase produces the protein MADRGFTPTQLAARAAYLLRGNDLGTMTSAAPRLYPHMWSWDAAFVAVGLAPLSVERAVVELDTLLSAQWKNGMIPHIVFANGVDGYFPGPARWECGTLAAHAPSGTQTSGITQPPVHAIAVQRILDHSRRHGRSTRAVAEEFLDRRWPDLVRWHRWLANARDLDGNGRIALYHGWESGMDNSPRWDHSYANVVAGEMPTYLREDLSHVTDTGQRPSNGEYDRYLWLLEEMKTVRYDDEELATAMSFAVEDVFVSAVFSMACEVLATIGEEHSMPNADVRDLHGWAARFRQGVLTTTDERSGAARDFDLRSGRWISTDTLAMFSPLLCGGLSRDAERALLRTFEGPKFCGHPDLRYAVPPSTSPVSGDFRPREYWRGPVWPVMTWLFSWAFARRGWAERAHLLRSEGLRQASDGSFAEYYEPFTGQPLGSMQQSWTAAAVLDWLG, from the coding sequence ATGGCGGACCGCGGATTCACCCCGACACAGCTCGCGGCGCGTGCCGCGTACCTGCTTCGCGGCAACGACCTCGGCACCATGACGAGCGCCGCGCCGCGCCTGTACCCGCACATGTGGAGTTGGGACGCCGCATTCGTCGCGGTCGGACTGGCACCCCTGAGCGTGGAGCGGGCCGTCGTCGAACTCGACACCCTGCTGTCGGCGCAGTGGAAGAACGGGATGATCCCGCACATCGTGTTCGCGAACGGCGTCGACGGATACTTCCCCGGGCCCGCCCGGTGGGAGTGCGGGACCCTCGCGGCGCACGCGCCGAGCGGAACGCAGACGTCGGGCATCACGCAGCCGCCCGTCCACGCCATCGCCGTGCAGCGGATCCTCGACCACTCGCGCAGGCACGGTCGCAGCACCCGGGCCGTCGCCGAGGAGTTCCTCGACCGGCGCTGGCCCGACCTCGTGCGCTGGCACCGCTGGCTGGCCAACGCCCGCGACCTCGACGGCAACGGCCGGATCGCGCTCTACCACGGCTGGGAGTCCGGCATGGACAACTCGCCGCGCTGGGACCACTCGTACGCCAACGTCGTCGCCGGGGAAATGCCCACGTATCTGCGCGAGGACCTGTCCCACGTCACCGACACGGGACAGCGGCCGTCCAACGGCGAGTACGACCGCTACCTGTGGCTGCTCGAGGAGATGAAGACCGTCCGCTACGACGACGAAGAACTGGCCACCGCCATGAGCTTCGCGGTGGAGGACGTGTTCGTCAGCGCCGTGTTCTCGATGGCGTGCGAGGTGCTCGCGACCATCGGCGAGGAACACTCGATGCCGAACGCGGACGTGCGGGATCTGCACGGCTGGGCGGCCCGGTTCCGGCAGGGCGTTCTCACGACCACCGACGAACGATCCGGGGCGGCGCGCGATTTCGATCTGCGCAGCGGCCGGTGGATTTCCACCGACACCCTCGCGATGTTCTCGCCGCTGCTGTGCGGCGGCCTGAGTCGCGACGCCGAACGCGCCCTGCTCCGCACATTCGAGGGCCCGAAGTTCTGCGGCCACCCCGACCTCCGGTACGCCGTGCCGCCGTCGACGTCGCCGGTGTCGGGCGACTTCCGCCCCCGCGAGTACTGGCGCGGTCCGGTGTGGCCCGTGATGACATGGCTGTTCTCTTGGGCCTTCGCCCGGCGCGGGTGGGCCGAGCGCGCGCACCTGCTGCGGTCCGAGGGGCTGCGGCAGGCCAGCGACGGTAGCTTCGCCGAGTACTACGAGCCGTTCACCGGTCAGCCCCTCGGCAGCATGCAGCAGTCGTGGACGGCCGCTGCGGTTCTCGACTGGCTTGGCTAG
- a CDS encoding flavin monoamine oxidase family protein: MTIPVTPDSTVADTHVPPLTMFGPDFPFAYDDYVTHSSGLGAVPSDRHGEEVAVIGGGLSGMVTAYELMKLGLKPIVYEADQIGGRMRSQPFDGHPEVVAEMGAMRFPPSSTTLFHYLDAMGLRTEAFPNPLADATPSTVIDLKGESYYAQHLDDLPPVFREVSDAWQRTLEDHAELIPLQQAIRDRDTAELKRIWNDLVVRLDDQTFYGFLASSKHFASFRHREVFGQVGFGTGGWDTDFPNSILEILRVVITAADDHHRGIVGGSQQLPLRLWTDTPSGMVHWPDGTSVRSLNGGSTRPRVTEVRRTAPHRFTVTDSSGEIRTYPAAVFTAQSWMLLNNVHCDDDLFPIDHWTAIERTHYMGSTKVFALVDRPFWKDKDPATGRDLVSMTLTDRMSRGTYLLDQGEDKPGLICLSYTWSDDSLKLLPLDATERMNLMIKSLEEIYPGVDFRSHVIATPVTLSWETERDFMGAFKANLPGHYRYQERLFSHFVQDELDPRHRGIFLAGDDISWTAGWAEGAVQTALNAVWGVMHHLGGAAPADNPGPGDRYADLGPIRLCD; encoded by the coding sequence ATGACGATCCCCGTCACCCCGGACAGCACCGTCGCGGACACCCATGTCCCGCCGCTGACGATGTTCGGGCCCGACTTCCCGTTCGCCTACGACGACTACGTCACCCACTCGTCGGGCCTCGGTGCGGTGCCCTCCGACCGGCACGGCGAGGAGGTGGCCGTCATCGGCGGCGGGCTGTCCGGGATGGTCACCGCGTACGAGCTGATGAAGCTCGGGCTCAAACCGATTGTCTACGAGGCAGATCAGATCGGTGGCCGGATGCGGTCGCAGCCGTTCGACGGGCACCCCGAGGTGGTCGCGGAGATGGGCGCGATGCGGTTCCCCCCGTCGTCGACCACCCTGTTCCACTACCTCGACGCCATGGGACTGCGGACCGAGGCGTTCCCCAACCCGCTCGCCGACGCCACCCCCAGCACCGTCATCGACCTCAAGGGTGAGAGCTACTACGCGCAGCACCTCGACGACCTGCCGCCCGTGTTCCGGGAGGTCTCCGATGCGTGGCAGCGCACGCTCGAGGACCACGCCGAACTGATCCCGCTGCAGCAGGCGATCCGCGACCGCGACACCGCCGAACTGAAGCGGATCTGGAACGACCTCGTGGTGCGGCTGGACGATCAGACGTTCTACGGGTTCCTCGCCTCGTCGAAGCACTTCGCGTCCTTCCGGCACCGGGAAGTGTTCGGGCAGGTCGGTTTCGGGACGGGTGGCTGGGACACCGATTTCCCCAACTCGATCCTCGAGATCCTGCGCGTCGTGATCACCGCCGCCGACGACCACCACCGCGGCATCGTCGGCGGGTCGCAGCAGCTGCCGCTGCGCCTGTGGACGGACACCCCGTCGGGGATGGTGCACTGGCCGGACGGCACGTCGGTGCGCTCGCTGAACGGCGGTAGCACCCGGCCGCGGGTGACCGAGGTCCGCCGGACGGCGCCGCACCGGTTCACGGTCACCGACTCGTCCGGTGAGATCCGCACCTACCCGGCCGCCGTGTTCACGGCGCAGAGTTGGATGCTGCTCAACAACGTTCACTGCGACGACGACCTGTTCCCGATCGACCACTGGACCGCCATCGAGCGCACCCACTACATGGGGTCGACGAAGGTATTCGCGCTCGTCGACCGTCCGTTCTGGAAGGACAAGGATCCGGCGACCGGCCGCGACCTGGTCAGCATGACCCTGACGGACCGGATGAGCCGCGGCACTTATCTTCTCGACCAGGGTGAGGACAAGCCCGGCCTGATCTGCCTGTCGTACACGTGGTCCGACGATTCGCTCAAACTCCTGCCGCTCGACGCGACGGAGCGGATGAACCTGATGATCAAGTCGCTCGAGGAGATCTACCCGGGCGTCGACTTCCGCAGTCACGTCATTGCCACCCCGGTCACGCTGTCGTGGGAGACCGAACGCGACTTCATGGGCGCGTTCAAGGCGAACCTTCCCGGCCACTACCGGTACCAGGAACGGCTGTTCAGCCATTTCGTCCAGGACGAACTCGACCCGCGCCATCGCGGAATCTTCCTGGCCGGCGACGACATCTCCTGGACCGCGGGCTGGGCGGAAGGCGCCGTGCAGACCGCACTCAACGCCGTCTGGGGCGTGATGCACCACCTCGGCGGCGCCGCCCCGGCCGACAACCCCGGTCCCGGCGACCGGTACGCGGACCTCGGCCCGATCCGCCTGTGCGACTAG